Proteins encoded together in one Amblyomma americanum isolate KBUSLIRL-KWMA chromosome 1, ASM5285725v1, whole genome shotgun sequence window:
- the LOC144115452 gene encoding uncharacterized protein LOC144115452, producing the protein MILPITALRLAVAAAVENVTTPLPSDFPDGDVIIWRRSDEGADNSSWLPALLPPSTIPGSGQVDPGFAPDYHTRIRFPQNSTDVLTVSDIAEIERMLVKLNDTGNATSTGGEAPAQRARRSVDDDDDDGANYIPPRSAQKPESFPEAISVPGYSEGAQLRPAPQEDDATSEFFGKFLGRSAANLEDGRADAQTEPQPVPTYAPVLKAVEGDDNGEQERDRRQATPTPPVTSTGEDNISTTLAPVEPTTLQSPQSTTIASVETSSENSQPATTATSLNPEEYPTEMSTVQTTSASEAPQPQPEYPSYPVPPQGFYPQYPQGIYPQYPQGPYPQYPQGPYPQYPQGFYPRYPQGPYHQYPHGFYPNSPGIIDPGFAPNPNARLFQTALEEQRRRGVWQPLPAFPQGTWQQYPGSSDIIDPGFAPRPIDQLFQRALEQQRQQQMQQGAGQAGSAQEENQRPSSPEEQVNVVYVDGDAQGHPSNVPGIDRGTVPLRTEDALFKEVLEEEKRQQHEQQQQQPSPPEQPVENVNPPEVVPTEQSLPTPLPESNRE; encoded by the exons ATGATTCTGCCGATAACTGCGCTGCGGCTGGCGGTCGCGGCTGCCGTCGAGAACGTCACCACACCGTTGCCGAGCGACTTCCCCGATGGCGACGTTATCATCTGGCGACGTAGCGACGAGGGGGCCGATAACTCATCGTGGCTGCCGGCCCTGCTTCCGCCGTCGACGATCCCAGGCTCAGGGCAGGTGGACCCGGGATTTGCGCCGGATTACCACACGCGAATCAGGTTTCCCCAGAATTCGACCGACGTGCTCACTGTTTCGGACATCGCAGAGATCGAGAGAATGCTCGTGAAGCTGAACGACACCGGCAACGCCACGTCCACGGGCGGCGAGGCACCCGCGCAG CGGGCCAGACGCTCGGTGgacgatgacgatgacgatggcgCTAACTACATACCGCCACGAAGCGCGCAGAAGCCTGAGAGTTTTCCCGAGGCCATTTCTGTGCCAGGTTACTCGGAGGGCGCCCAGCTTCGGCCAGCGCCACAAGAGGACGACGCTACCTCGGAGTTTTTCGGCAAGTTCCTCGGCCGCTCGGCTGCCAACCTAGAGGACGGACGAGCAGACGCCCAGACCGAGCCACAGCCTGTCCCGACCTACGCGCCTGTTCTCAAGGCGGTGGAAGGGGACGACAACGGCGAGCAG GAGAGGGATCGTCGCCAAGCTACACCTACACCTCCAGTGACTTCAACTGGTGAGGACAACATTTCCACTACATTGGCGCCAGTCGAACCAACTACCCTGCAAAGTCCTCAATCAACTACCATCGCTTCTGTCGAGACAAGCAGCGAAAACTCTCAACCTGCAACAACGGCAACCTCGCTCAATCCTGAGGAGTACCCAACTGAGATGTCCACTGTTCAGACGACTTCTGCATCCGAAGCCCCACAACCGCAGCCGGAATACCCATCGTACCCAGTCCCACCTCAAGGTTTTTATCCCCAGTATCCCCAGGGCATCTACCCTCAATACCCTCAGGGTCCCTATCCTCAATACCCTCAAGGTCCCTACCCACAATACCCGCAAGGATTTTATCCACGGTATCCGCAAGGTCCCTACCACCAATACCCGCATGGATTCTACCCTAACTCACCCGGCATCATCGATCCTGGGTTCGCGCCGAACCCGAATGCGCGTTTGTTCCAGACGGCACTCGAAGAACAGAGGCGCAGAGGAGTTTGGCAGCCGTTGCCTGCATTCCCACAGGGTACCTGGCAGCAATACCCCGGGTCATCAGATATTATTGACCCGGGCTTTGCTCCACGTCCGATTGATCAGCTGTTTCAAAGAGCTCTGGAACAGCAGAGGCAACAGCAGATGCAACAGGGAGCTGGGCAGGCAGGCAGCGCTCAAGAAGAAAACCAGCGACCATCGTCCCCAGAAGAGCAAGTCAACGTGGTTTATGTAGACGGCGACGCTCAAGGACACCCATCCAACGTACCAGGCATTGACCGAGGAACAGTGCCACTGCGCACCGAAGACGCTCTCTTTAAGGAAGTTCTAGAAGAGGAGAAGCGACAGCAacatgagcagcagcagcagcagccgagcccACCAGAACAACCCGTGGAAAATGTTAACCCCCCAGAGGTCGTCCCGACTGAGCAATCTCTGCCCACACCCCTTCCCGAGAGTAACCGGGAGTAG